The Streptomyces capitiformicae genome contains the following window.
CTGCGCCACTATCTGCCCGCACTACTGGACTCGGGTTATCGGATCACCGTGCCCCAACGGAAATACGCATAACGGCGGGAATTCGCCCGCCCGGCCGGGGAACGCTCAGCGAACCTCGACCAGGCGGGCGAAAACAACGACGTTTCCGTCGTAGCCGTTCTGCTGGGAGAAACCTCCTCCGCAGGTGATGACCCGCAACTCGGGAATTCCGCTGTTTCCGTAGACGCGGTCGCCGGGGAAGTTGTTCTTCTCGAAGACCTCGATTCCGTAGATCTCGAACACGGCGGTCTTCGCGTCCCCGCGCCGGATCTCGACCCGGCTGCCCTTCTTGAGCGCCCCGAGTCCGTAGAACACCGCGGGCCCTCGATCGTTGTCGACGTGCCCCACGATCACGGCCGTACCCCGCTCGCCGGGGGAGACCGCGCCGGTGAACCAGCCCGCGAGGTTCGGGTCCTGGGCGGGCGGCGCGTCGACCCAGCCCTGGGGGTCCAGACCGACGGGCACGACCGGGGCGTCGACCTGGATCGAAGGGATCCGCACCCGTTCGACCATGGCGTACGGCAGCGGATCGGGCACATTGGTGAAGGTGCCGCGGGGGGTGGTGCGGCTGTCGGCGGCCGCCGCCGACGCGGGCTGCGGCGGACCCACGTCGAACTCCCCCGAGCCGTTGCGAATGAGGGCGAGACCGGTCAGCAGGACCAGCGCTATCACGCCCCACGGCGCACGCTTCCTCCTCCGCTCCTCCTCTTCGGCCTCGGCCGGTTCGGACGAATACATTCGCCATCCCCTCTCGACGCGGCCGTCGCCGCGTCCCTCGCGCATACGACAGAAAATAAGCGCTCCGCACGATCACGGCGACGGCTCAGGTACGAATGGGTGGCGGCGCGGCGGAGCTGTGCGCCATCCGAGTCGCCGGGCACAGGAATTTTCTGACAGTCCGTGACCTGCGGCGATATCCGATCACGCGGAGATATCGCGGCGTGTTGGCTCACCAGGACGGACCATCGCCGAAATGCGGCCCCGTACAAGGCAACTGAGGGTTTTTCTGGGAGGCGCTTCTCGCCGATCGACCGGGGACCGTTCCCGGGGCGTCTTCCGCGGAGGATCACATGCGTACTACTCGTGCCCTCGCGGCCTCGGCCGCCGCGGTCGCCCTGGTCGGCATCGCCGCCCCGACGGCCACCGCCTGGGAGCAACCGACCTCGGTCACGGCCAGCCCCAACGCCGTCGCCCGCGGCGGGCAGATCGTGCTCACCGTCAGCGGCGGCAACGCCTGCGCGACGATGGGCAGCACGATCAGCTCGAACGCCTTCCCCACCACCAATCTCACGTCCCGTGACGGCAGGACGGCGACGGCGACGGTGCGGATCAACGCCAACGCCAACCCCGGGGCGTACGACGTCTTCACCCACTGCGAAGGCCAGCGAAAGAAGTTCGAGGACGTCTTCACCGTCATCGGCGGCGTCCGCGGCGGTCTCGGCGGCAGCAGCTCCACCGGGGCCACGCCTACCGACATCGCCATCGGCGGCGGGCTCGTCGCCGCCGCGCTCATCGGCGGTGGCCTGTTCTGGATGCGCCGCCGCTCGGAGAACAAGATTTGAGGAGGGAGCGGAATGGCGTGGGCGGGGGTGGCTGCGCGACTCGGCGCCACGAGGTGCCGCTGCGCCCGCCCTCCCCCACTCTCGGCACCGATGCCCGGAGGCAGGCTCACCGAGGAGGACCGTCAGCACATCGCCGCGGGGCTGGCCAAGGGGCTTGGATACACAGAGATCGGGCGGCGTCTGGGGCGGCCCGCCTCGAGGGTCATGCGGGAGGTCACCCGCAACGGCGGACCGGACGATTACCGGGCGGGCCGGGCGGGCCGGGCGGGCCGGGCGCACGAGGCCACACAGCATCGTGCGCGCCGGCCCAAACAGGCTCGGCCGCCGTCACCGCCGATTCCCGACAGCGGCCATGGACGTGACCCCCGCGGCCTCGCTCGAGCGGGAGGACCCCGGCGCGCGCCTGACATGCACCTGCTCCACCCGGGGGACCCTCACCCGCCCGCGTTCGGGAACAGCGCGCGGAACGGGTCCACCGTGGCCGTGAGTCCCCGGCTGTAGGGCGAGTCGAAGTCCCAGATGAGGAAGAGCAGGAAGGCGATGAGGGCGGAGAACAGGCCGGCGAGGATCAGCTCTCGTGCCGTACGCCGGATCTGCAGCGCGAAGACCATGCCCACGGTCACCACGGCGCCGGTGATCAGACCGAACCACACCACGCCCGGCATGGTCTCGCCGGTCGAGTCGGCGCGGGCGTTGCGCGCCGCGTCGGCCGCGGCCATCTGGTCGAGCAGCGGTTGGTAGGCCTGCGCCTCGAAGTCGCTCCTCGGCTGGTAGTCGGTGACGTCCCGGCGGACGGTGTCGAGGAGCTCCGTACCCTTCTCGGTCATCTCCCCCTTCTCGGCCATGGCCTTCCACTCCGTGGTCACGACGTGGCCGACATACGCGTCGAGGTCGGCTCGGATACGGTCGCGCACATCCTCGGGGTACACCCGCACCCGCTCCCTGATCTCGTGCAGCGCCTGGGCCTCCGCCTGGACATGGTCCTGGGCGACGCTGCGGGCCTCCCAGACCCCGGCGATGGCCAGGCCCAGGACGATGGCGTACACCACGCCGATCATCATGGTGATGTACTCGATGACGTCCGGGGTCTCGGACGGGTCCTCGTCCGCCGGCGCGGCGTGATGCCGTACGACGGCCACGAGGAGGACGACGACACACGCCGCCCCCATCGCGAGGGTGAGAACAAGCCATTCCGACAAGGGATTCCTCCAGCGATCGGGGTCAGCGCGGACGCAGCGCGGCGACGGCGAACACCGCGGGCGCGGTGATGAGCAGGGCGAGCGTGACGAGGGACGGTCCGGAGCGCTTGGTGTGCGTGCGGGCCGGGGTCCGGTAGGGCGGGTAGCTCACCGGCGTCGGCGACACCTCGGGGCGTGGGCTCGGTGTGGGCTTGGGGGCGGGCTTCGGGGGCGGAATGGGGACGGGCCGGGGCGCCTGGGTGACGGGCGGTGGGGGTGGTGGAGGCGGCGGCTCGGGCTTCGGCGTGGGGGCCGGCGCCCGTGTGGGTGGGGGTGCCGGGGTGGTCGGGGGCGGCTTCGGGCGCGGTGGGGGAGTCGGGGTGGGGGTCGGCTCCGGCGGGCACGAGGGTGTGGGCGTCGGCGTGGGGGTCGGTGACGGTGTGGTCGCCGGAACCGGCTCGCAGGAGCTGGTCCCCGCGATCGCCACGGCGACGGTTCCCCCCATGTCCGGGCCGGCCGTCGCGTATGCGCAGGCGTCGGCGACGGCTGTGCCGCTCGGCGCTCCGGTGAGGAGCCAGGTCAGTGCGAGCAGGGCCGACAGCCGCAGGGCGAGAGCGGATCGGGTCCGCTGGGGTCCTTGCACGACGAAGATCATCGGTGCTCGCGTGCCCGCGCAAGCCGGAGCCTGTGCAGATTGCCCCGGACGAGGGAAAAACGGGACGCGAAGGTTTGACCGGGAGCCGGAAGCCGACCCCTGTTTCGGGGCCTGCGAGGACCCCGCGACGAAGAAATGTCACAGCTTTCGGAAAGAAATTCGCGCCGCGTTGAACACATCGGCCACCCCCGCCCGTACCTAGGGCCAGCGAGCGGCGCAGTAGGGCGCTGCAACACCCAAGGAAACACGGGGAGTTGGAATGAAGACCTCCTGGCGGAGCGCCTCACTCGTAGCGACAGCTGCGGCTGTGCTGGTGCTGACGACGGCGTGCGGTCAGGAACAGGGCTCCACATCGAGTCAGAATGTGGGCGCGGCTTCCACCCCGACGCTCGGGGCCGGCGCCATCGCCGGTGTCGGCGCGGCCGGTTCCGGTTCCAATGCGCAGGAGCAGGCCCAGTCGACGACGGCCGCCTCGGCGGGCGCACTGACCGTGTGGAACAGTGACGAGTACGGCAAGGTCCTCACGGACAGCGCCGGACGCACCCTGTACCGCTTCGACAAGGACTCCTTCCAGCCGCCGAAGACGACCTGTGAGGGCCAGTGCGCCACCACCTGGCCGCCGGTGCCCGCCTCGGGCGCCACCGCCGCCGAGGGCGTGGACAAGTCGCTGCTCGGCGAGGTCACCCGGCCCGACGGCACCAAGCAGCTGACGGTCAGCGGCTGGCCCCTCTACTACTACGCCAAGGACACCAAGGCCGGTGACATCAACGGCCAGGCCGTGGGCGGCACTTGGTACGCCTCGGCGCCCGACGGCAAGAAGGCTTCCACGAAGGGCGGCGGCGGCGCCGACAGCGGTGACGCGGGCGACGCCGGTGGCGAGGCGGTCGAGCAGGCTGGCCTGACCACCCGCAATGACCCGGACTTCGGCGAGATCGTCGTCGACAAGAACGGCATGACGGTCTATCGGTTCATGAAGGACACGCAGTGGCCGATGTCCACCGCGTGCACCGGCGCCTGCCTCGACAAGTGGCCCGTCGTCGCCCCGGTCGACAAGAACGACACCAAGGGCATCCTGCTGAAGGGCTACACGGTCTTCGACCGGCCCGACGGCATCAAGCAGCAGACCATCAACTGCATTCCGCTCTACACCTTCGCCAGCGACAAGGCCCCCGGTGACACCAAGGGCCAGGGTGTGGGCGGCACCTGGTTCGTCATCAACGGCGACGGAGAGCCGATCCGCGCGCAGAAGTAAAGGTCACCTTCCCCAGGGTAGATCACCTCGCCATTCAGGAAACCGCACGCGGAAGGGAGTGGACGAGCAGAAGAGTGCCGGACGCACCACATCAGCGCGACGGATCCGACCCGCCCCCTCCGCACCGCACGGAG
Protein-coding sequences here:
- a CDS encoding class F sortase translates to MYSSEPAEAEEEERRRKRAPWGVIALVLLTGLALIRNGSGEFDVGPPQPASAAAADSRTTPRGTFTNVPDPLPYAMVERVRIPSIQVDAPVVPVGLDPQGWVDAPPAQDPNLAGWFTGAVSPGERGTAVIVGHVDNDRGPAVFYGLGALKKGSRVEIRRGDAKTAVFEIYGIEVFEKNNFPGDRVYGNSGIPELRVITCGGGFSQQNGYDGNVVVFARLVEVR
- a CDS encoding LPXTG cell wall anchor domain-containing protein, whose translation is MRTTRALAASAAAVALVGIAAPTATAWEQPTSVTASPNAVARGGQIVLTVSGGNACATMGSTISSNAFPTTNLTSRDGRTATATVRINANANPGAYDVFTHCEGQRKKFEDVFTVIGGVRGGLGGSSSTGATPTDIAIGGGLVAAALIGGGLFWMRRRSENKI
- a CDS encoding bestrophin-like domain encodes the protein MSEWLVLTLAMGAACVVVLLVAVVRHHAAPADEDPSETPDVIEYITMMIGVVYAIVLGLAIAGVWEARSVAQDHVQAEAQALHEIRERVRVYPEDVRDRIRADLDAYVGHVVTTEWKAMAEKGEMTEKGTELLDTVRRDVTDYQPRSDFEAQAYQPLLDQMAAADAARNARADSTGETMPGVVWFGLITGAVVTVGMVFALQIRRTARELILAGLFSALIAFLLFLIWDFDSPYSRGLTATVDPFRALFPNAGG
- a CDS encoding SCO0930 family lipoprotein; translated protein: MKTSWRSASLVATAAAVLVLTTACGQEQGSTSSQNVGAASTPTLGAGAIAGVGAAGSGSNAQEQAQSTTAASAGALTVWNSDEYGKVLTDSAGRTLYRFDKDSFQPPKTTCEGQCATTWPPVPASGATAAEGVDKSLLGEVTRPDGTKQLTVSGWPLYYYAKDTKAGDINGQAVGGTWYASAPDGKKASTKGGGGADSGDAGDAGGEAVEQAGLTTRNDPDFGEIVVDKNGMTVYRFMKDTQWPMSTACTGACLDKWPVVAPVDKNDTKGILLKGYTVFDRPDGIKQQTINCIPLYTFASDKAPGDTKGQGVGGTWFVINGDGEPIRAQK